Proteins from a genomic interval of Rubinisphaera italica:
- a CDS encoding TIGR03067 domain-containing protein codes for MRISITSILVCGLLQSLLSQNLLAFSAKEIQGKWQAGSMTMSGKPLDTDIYELVMVIENQKMKLTYIQDDFAHSKSSKLELDDSSDPWSIILKPSSSEKKSSWIYGILKLKGKKLHIATSQPGEGRAPEDFKSTAQNKADYMVFERFKD; via the coding sequence ATGAGAATTTCAATCACATCGATACTTGTCTGTGGACTACTTCAATCGCTGCTTTCACAGAATCTGCTGGCGTTTAGTGCAAAAGAGATTCAGGGAAAATGGCAGGCGGGTTCCATGACAATGTCAGGTAAGCCTCTCGATACAGACATTTATGAACTGGTAATGGTCATTGAAAATCAAAAGATGAAGTTAACCTACATTCAGGATGACTTTGCACATTCCAAATCTTCCAAACTGGAGTTAGATGACTCCAGCGATCCTTGGAGTATTATCCTCAAGCCGAGTTCTTCAGAGAAAAAATCTAGCTGGATCTACGGGATTCTCAAGTTAAAAGGTAAGAAACTCCACATCGCAACATCGCAGCCCGGAGAGGGACGAGCTCCAGAAGATTTCAAATCGACTGCTCAGAATAAAGCGGATTACATGGTATTTGAGCGATTTAAAGACTGA
- a CDS encoding ATP-binding protein has translation MPLKLSNSKYAPWLGGVFVFFISISAVRLMGSFENGRYQQQIRSDVLQEMSVIHAKAEQAINTRMALTMGLKAIASANPSLINDRSWFAKIAASMQKTSTGIRNIALTEGTTVKNVWPYELNKSVLGVDLAQIPTQIDAISETIKTRHPVLAGPVELIQGGQGFINRVAIYKTDDVNKPDQGEFLGMAAVVIDKDSLLQEFLSDIPDDLEVAIRGKDSRGEKGEFIFGDPEILSRDPMTLSIISMGGTWQFLGTPRKGWEASSPLAARIGILGFLFSLAFASLVWGLIAAMMRNRSALRLAKEASEAKSQFLGRMSHEIRTPLAAISGFSNELRPLVQGKRATEFLDIISKNCAHLTWIVGDILDVTRIEAQRISLRHVSFNPRELVKDVQQTLQHQVDEKNLTLEVQIDEKTPQSIVSDPIRLKQVLVNLVQNAVKFTESGTIQISTESGRYAEKEVELIFRVRDSGIGIESDDLERIFEPFCQVDSGSNRRHGGTGLGLVISRNLCRLMGGDISVSSTLGVGSEFSASIVAEVTSGRRSRNHLISTAQIVNESDSGKRKREHQTLLEESKILLVEDGPDNRKLICFILEGRGAEVITLNNGQEAIDWLTNSANSLPDVILMDMQMPVVDGYEATRQLRKNGLKIPILALTAHALPEEINRCMSAGCNRFASKPIDRDQLITDIFELIEENNLIAT, from the coding sequence ATGCCCTTAAAACTTTCCAATTCAAAATATGCTCCCTGGCTGGGAGGCGTCTTCGTTTTTTTTATCAGTATCTCAGCGGTTCGACTGATGGGGTCTTTTGAAAATGGCCGTTACCAACAGCAAATCCGGTCGGATGTTCTTCAGGAAATGAGTGTCATTCATGCTAAGGCCGAGCAAGCGATCAATACGCGAATGGCTTTAACCATGGGACTGAAAGCCATCGCTTCAGCAAATCCCAGTTTGATTAATGATCGCAGCTGGTTTGCCAAAATCGCCGCTTCTATGCAAAAGACTTCTACGGGGATCCGGAATATTGCGCTGACAGAAGGAACGACAGTAAAAAATGTCTGGCCATATGAACTCAATAAAAGCGTACTGGGGGTAGATTTAGCTCAAATTCCGACACAGATTGATGCGATATCAGAGACAATCAAAACAAGACATCCAGTTTTGGCAGGACCTGTTGAATTGATACAGGGAGGGCAGGGGTTTATCAATCGTGTTGCGATCTATAAGACCGATGATGTCAATAAGCCGGACCAGGGAGAATTTCTCGGAATGGCAGCAGTGGTCATTGATAAAGATTCACTTCTGCAAGAATTCCTGAGCGATATCCCGGATGATTTGGAAGTTGCAATTCGAGGGAAAGATAGTCGCGGCGAAAAGGGGGAGTTCATTTTTGGTGATCCTGAAATCCTGAGTCGCGATCCCATGACACTTTCGATAATTTCTATGGGAGGAACCTGGCAATTTCTCGGGACTCCTCGCAAAGGTTGGGAAGCGTCTTCTCCACTGGCGGCAAGAATCGGAATTCTGGGTTTCCTGTTTTCATTGGCTTTTGCCAGCTTAGTCTGGGGATTAATTGCAGCCATGATGCGTAATCGAAGTGCCTTGCGTCTGGCAAAAGAAGCCTCTGAAGCCAAGTCTCAATTTTTGGGGCGTATGAGCCATGAAATTCGTACACCGCTTGCGGCAATCAGTGGATTTTCCAATGAACTTCGGCCACTGGTCCAGGGCAAACGTGCCACAGAATTTCTCGATATTATCTCTAAAAACTGCGCCCATCTCACTTGGATTGTGGGAGACATTCTCGATGTCACCCGTATTGAAGCTCAGCGGATCAGTTTAAGGCACGTCAGTTTTAATCCTCGCGAACTCGTCAAAGATGTACAACAGACTTTGCAGCATCAGGTCGATGAGAAAAACCTGACACTGGAAGTTCAGATCGATGAGAAAACTCCGCAGAGTATTGTTTCAGATCCCATCAGATTAAAGCAGGTATTGGTCAATCTAGTTCAAAATGCCGTCAAATTTACAGAGTCGGGAACAATTCAAATTTCGACCGAATCAGGCAGATACGCAGAAAAGGAAGTCGAGCTGATTTTCAGAGTTCGAGATTCTGGAATTGGGATTGAATCAGATGATCTGGAACGAATATTCGAACCTTTCTGTCAGGTCGATTCGGGTTCCAATAGACGGCATGGAGGAACGGGATTGGGATTAGTGATTTCCAGAAACCTTTGTCGGCTGATGGGGGGAGATATTTCCGTTTCGAGTACTTTAGGTGTCGGCAGTGAATTTTCGGCAAGCATTGTAGCCGAAGTTACATCAGGACGCAGGAGTCGAAATCACTTGATTTCAACAGCTCAGATAGTCAATGAATCGGATTCGGGTAAGAGAAAAAGGGAGCATCAGACACTCTTAGAGGAATCTAAAATATTGCTCGTCGAGGATGGTCCTGACAATCGAAAGCTGATTTGCTTTATTCTGGAAGGACGGGGAGCTGAAGTCATTACATTAAATAATGGTCAGGAAGCTATTGACTGGCTGACGAATTCTGCAAATTCTCTACCCGATGTCATTCTAATGGATATGCAGATGCCAGTCGTCGATGGCTACGAAGCAACCAGACAATTGCGAAAGAATGGGCTGAAAATACCAATCCTCGCATTGACCGCGCATGCACTGCCGGAAGAGATTAATCGATGTATGAGTGCAGGGTGTAACCGCTTTGCCTCCAAGCCGATTGATCGAGATCAACTCATTACCGATATCTTTGAATTGATTGAAGAAAACAACCTGATTGCAACTTGA
- the hpnC gene encoding squalene synthase HpnC, which yields MEYDFRQLLSTWGPDATVQPSAMSLGDARQFTKSIALGHYENFPVVSFFLPRLLRQPFYDIYSFCRWSDDLGDELPSTEESLRHLQWWRGELDLCLKGSARHPITIALAETIQQFSLPAEPFHDLISAFERDQIQNRYKTYSDLLSYCQQSANPVGRLLLHLAESATPSNLQLSDNVCTGLQLINFWQDVARDLQMNRIYLPKEDLHQFGVTEKELRDNVSTQNFQKLIAFEVDRAEKLLMSGRELACQVPRSIRLDIRLFALGGLTICKKIRQIDYCVLEIRPKLSKWDAPGLLVKAFLGKFK from the coding sequence ATGGAATACGATTTTCGTCAGTTACTTTCGACCTGGGGACCGGATGCGACCGTTCAACCCTCTGCGATGTCATTGGGGGATGCTCGACAGTTCACCAAATCGATCGCATTGGGGCATTACGAAAACTTTCCGGTCGTTTCGTTTTTTCTGCCCCGGCTTCTTCGCCAACCGTTTTATGATATTTATTCATTCTGTCGCTGGTCGGATGATCTTGGAGATGAACTTCCCTCAACCGAGGAATCGCTGCGACATCTCCAATGGTGGAGAGGAGAACTGGACCTTTGCCTGAAGGGATCAGCCAGACATCCGATTACAATTGCTCTGGCTGAGACAATTCAGCAGTTCTCATTACCGGCAGAACCATTTCACGATTTAATCTCCGCTTTTGAACGGGATCAAATTCAAAATCGTTACAAAACTTACTCCGATCTGCTTTCTTATTGCCAGCAAAGTGCCAATCCTGTTGGGCGGCTGTTATTGCATCTGGCCGAATCTGCAACTCCCTCAAACCTTCAGCTTTCCGATAATGTTTGCACAGGGTTGCAGTTGATTAATTTCTGGCAGGATGTTGCCCGAGATTTGCAAATGAACCGGATTTATCTTCCGAAGGAAGATCTGCATCAATTTGGTGTGACAGAAAAAGAGTTGCGGGATAATGTCTCCACGCAGAATTTTCAGAAACTGATTGCTTTTGAAGTCGATCGAGCCGAGAAGTTATTGATGAGCGGGCGAGAACTCGCTTGTCAGGTCCCGCGCAGCATTCGGCTGGATATTCGCTTATTTGCTCTTGGCGGACTGACAATCTGCAAAAAAATCCGCCAGATCGATTATTGCGTTTTGGAAATCCGCCCCAAATTATCCAAATGGGATGCTCCAGGATTACTGGTCAAAGCATTCCTCGGCAAGTTCAAATGA
- a CDS encoding sulfatase family protein has protein sequence MRTLFRVLTILLLTNLTQLSAAERPNILFIFTDDHAPHAIGAYEGWLQNVNPTPNIDKLAEQGMLFSNSFCTNSICGPSRAVIQTGLHSHLNGFRTNRDRFNGDQQTFPKLLQKVGYQTAMLGKWHLGTDPQGFDHWKVLPGQGDYYNPAFKTPQGREEVEGYCTDLVTDMALDWLKNQRDSSKPFMMMCQHKAPHRTWMPPLRYLTLYDDVDIPEPATLFDRWEDNASPARHQEMEIDGHLNIVFDCFGPPIHNWDPYSGKSVDRSGAKNLERMTSEQLQAWNAAFDVKNNELKKLNLTGKDLVRWKYHRYIRNYLRCVKGVDDSVGRMMDYLKESGLDENTIVIYSSDQGFYLGDHGWYDKRWMYEESLKMPFIAKWPGTIKPGSVNTDLIQNLDYAETFLDIAGAPIPENMQGKSLVPLMKGETPDDWRDAIYYHYHEFPSVHMVAKHNGIRNDRYKLINFYQFGEWEFYDLETDPDELNNLYNDPAQSERIAKMKEQLQELEQQYQDNSEMAEMSEEWKVKVQAGERKP, from the coding sequence GTGCGGACTTTATTTCGAGTTTTAACAATCCTGCTTCTGACGAACCTCACTCAACTCTCAGCTGCCGAGCGCCCCAACATTCTCTTCATCTTCACCGATGATCATGCTCCCCATGCGATTGGAGCGTATGAGGGCTGGTTACAGAATGTGAATCCGACACCCAACATCGACAAGCTTGCTGAACAGGGGATGCTGTTCAGCAATAGTTTTTGCACGAATTCAATTTGTGGTCCCTCTCGGGCTGTCATTCAGACAGGATTGCACAGTCATTTGAATGGATTCCGGACCAATAGGGACCGTTTCAATGGCGATCAGCAGACGTTTCCGAAACTACTTCAGAAAGTGGGCTATCAAACGGCGATGCTCGGCAAATGGCACTTAGGGACCGATCCGCAAGGCTTCGATCACTGGAAAGTCCTTCCCGGCCAAGGCGATTACTACAACCCGGCATTTAAAACTCCTCAAGGACGCGAGGAAGTCGAAGGTTACTGTACCGATCTCGTGACCGACATGGCTTTGGACTGGTTGAAGAATCAGCGAGATTCCAGCAAACCGTTCATGATGATGTGTCAGCACAAAGCTCCGCATCGCACCTGGATGCCGCCGCTAAGATATCTGACATTGTACGATGATGTCGATATTCCCGAGCCAGCCACTTTGTTTGATCGATGGGAAGACAATGCCAGCCCGGCTCGTCATCAGGAAATGGAAATCGATGGGCACCTCAATATCGTCTTCGATTGCTTTGGCCCGCCGATCCATAACTGGGATCCCTACTCGGGAAAATCGGTCGATCGTTCGGGAGCGAAGAATCTGGAAAGAATGACTTCCGAACAGTTGCAGGCGTGGAATGCCGCGTTCGATGTCAAAAACAATGAACTGAAGAAACTGAATCTGACTGGCAAGGATCTCGTTCGCTGGAAATATCATCGCTACATCCGCAACTATTTACGATGTGTCAAAGGTGTTGATGACAGTGTCGGCCGGATGATGGATTATTTGAAAGAATCAGGACTCGATGAGAACACCATCGTAATTTACTCATCTGATCAAGGATTTTATCTCGGGGATCATGGCTGGTACGACAAACGCTGGATGTACGAAGAGTCGTTGAAAATGCCTTTCATCGCCAAATGGCCCGGCACAATCAAACCGGGGAGCGTTAATACCGATCTGATTCAAAATCTTGATTATGCCGAAACCTTCCTCGATATCGCCGGAGCTCCCATTCCGGAAAACATGCAGGGGAAATCGCTCGTCCCATTAATGAAAGGCGAGACGCCTGACGACTGGCGGGACGCGATTTATTATCACTACCACGAATTCCCCAGCGTGCACATGGTCGCCAAACATAATGGGATCAGGAACGATCGATACAAGTTGATCAACTTTTATCAGTTCGGTGAGTGGGAATTTTACGATCTGGAAACTGATCCTGATGAACTGAACAATCTTTATAACGATCCCGCCCAGAGCGAGCGAATCGCAAAAATGAAGGAACAGCTCCAAGAACTCGAGCAGCAATATCAGGACAATTCCGAGATGGCGGAAATGTCTGAAGAATGGAAAGTGAAAGTCCAGGCAGGTGAAAGAAAGCCATAG
- a CDS encoding poly(ethylene terephthalate) hydrolase family protein encodes MRNRICWRTLFLLIVSLLTLSNTGYSQGERFEKLKQLRDRFDTDGDGRLSSEERANLQKFLQGLRQNPQSEDIPASLIPGKTGLYGDVPGRFTPKVIENYDLPDESRGKVIPLRISYPAETGSYPLIVHCHGAGGSKENGQPLVTHWVSHGYVVIQPTFGDSISKLSPQERQQFESIGDFVSSAKVTLEWKNRPDDVKAVLDSLDSLEKTFPELKERIDTTKIGVSGHSYGAHTTMLLSGMTMILPAIKTISLKDDRVRAAVMISPQGPGNAIQAKSYSTISPPTLMVTGDNDGTPQPGKSDLKGEWRKQAYDGLEPGDKYLLWINDAYHNFGGISGSSWSGAGPSAPDQVLLINSTVIAFFDAYLKQIPEAQEYLKSDALQKNARGLARMNRK; translated from the coding sequence ATGCGAAATCGAATCTGCTGGAGAACGCTCTTCCTGCTAATCGTATCCTTACTGACACTTTCAAATACGGGGTATTCACAGGGGGAACGTTTTGAAAAATTGAAGCAGCTTCGAGATCGATTCGATACCGATGGGGATGGTCGACTGTCCTCTGAAGAGCGGGCCAATTTACAGAAGTTTCTCCAGGGCTTGCGGCAAAATCCGCAGAGTGAAGATATTCCTGCGAGTTTGATTCCCGGCAAAACAGGACTTTATGGAGATGTTCCGGGACGATTCACACCGAAAGTGATCGAAAATTATGACCTGCCCGATGAAAGTCGCGGCAAAGTCATTCCGCTGCGAATTTCTTATCCCGCAGAGACCGGGAGTTATCCTCTGATCGTGCACTGTCATGGAGCGGGCGGCTCAAAAGAGAATGGTCAGCCCCTGGTCACGCATTGGGTCAGTCATGGTTATGTTGTTATTCAACCTACTTTCGGTGATTCCATTTCGAAACTGAGTCCACAGGAGCGTCAGCAGTTTGAATCGATTGGCGATTTTGTCAGTTCAGCCAAGGTGACTCTGGAGTGGAAAAACCGTCCGGATGATGTGAAAGCTGTTCTTGATTCTCTGGATTCGCTTGAGAAGACTTTTCCAGAACTCAAAGAGAGGATCGACACGACGAAAATTGGAGTCAGTGGCCACTCTTACGGGGCACATACAACAATGTTACTCAGCGGTATGACAATGATTCTGCCAGCCATCAAAACAATCAGCTTAAAAGATGACCGTGTTCGTGCAGCGGTGATGATCAGCCCCCAGGGACCCGGAAACGCAATTCAGGCAAAGTCCTATTCGACAATTTCACCCCCAACGCTGATGGTCACAGGCGACAACGACGGCACCCCCCAGCCGGGGAAATCAGATTTGAAAGGGGAGTGGCGGAAGCAGGCTTACGATGGGCTGGAGCCGGGAGATAAATATCTGCTTTGGATTAACGACGCCTATCACAATTTTGGTGGAATTTCCGGCAGCAGTTGGTCGGGAGCAGGCCCTTCTGCCCCTGATCAGGTTTTACTCATTAACAGTACGGTGATCGCTTTTTTCGATGCATATCTTAAACAAATTCCAGAAGCTCAGGAGTATTTGAAATCCGATGCCTTACAGAAAAACGCACGCGGTTTGGCCCGAATGAACAGGAAGTAA
- a CDS encoding class I tRNA ligase family protein, which yields MFQKVSDSNFIQGEHGALSFWSSRDVFAKLRKKNANRAKWSFLDGPITANNPMGVHHAWGRTYKDAFQRYFAMTGHELRYQNGFDCQGLWVEVEVEKELGLGTKNAIHEFGIDKFVNQCKRRVLKFAARQTEQSQRLGYWMEWDEPAELRKLSAAVGSSEEIEYTNARGEKVKDVPHQIVAKLGNPDWGGSYFTFSTENNETIWTFLKKCFDRKKIYRGHDVMPWSGRSGSAYSQMEIADGRKLAVHRSLFVRFPLLDRENENLLIWTTTPWTLTSNVAAAVNPELDYVKIKSKRDGQIYYFAKENLNYKRLEKESKEGFGRPEWSWPNGVPKLKTLAQIFKEKGGFEEIGTIKGAEMVGWKYQGPFDELPAQSQKGGYPFDERVGNKTAVECHLVVDGGRDSKGSAHVVAGEGTGIVHTAPGCGDVDHKIGLELGIVGIAPLGEDGRYQEGFGEFTGREAIDPATADLVIQKLEEKDLLFASERYPHIYPHCWRTGDELVFRLVDEWFINMDWRDEIKDVTRQIDWLPESIDGQNREIEWLTNMRDWMISKKRFWGLALPIWINPDDPTDFEVIGSLAELKEKCVEGWDGFEGNTPHRPWIDNVKIKSSTTGATLSRIEDVGNPWLDAGITPFSTMGYNTHRDMWEKWYPADLVTECFPGQFRNWFYSMLSLSTMMRYDETDDPKEKQPFKTLLGHRLVMNEEGQPMHKSDGTAIWFEEAAEQIGVDTLRWLYLAQNPASDLRFGTRHPDQPVTLETPEGPISETKEGAPTCKVTSGPADEVRRQFLIPLWNSYAFFVNYARLDEFDPTAQKIPYAERQEIDRWILSRLQSLIGLAHESFQAYDTSRFVTAAGQFIDDLSNWYIRRNRRRFWRSKDANDADKTAAYQTLHEVMVTLSQLLAPVVPFLAERIYQNLVFGRDLLETSSSEAESSDWPESVHLCEYPTVNEDLLDEDLNARTALAQAVVRLGHQVRDQSNLRVRQPLAEIRVACSVACSTAAQRDAIEQLASVIQDELNVKTITTVDNLDGIVQYAYKPNLKTLGPKYGKLLGMLRKDLPNLAPEILAPLRSGSNVSIEMGGETIELEPNDVLVSTEQSSEWGTADDAGVQVAISTKLSPKLIEEGMARDFVRHVQQLRKDADLEIENRIHIKYRSDASEIKQMLNVWSDYISTETLADSIESVQEMADGKSVSVGEFATVLSIGIAE from the coding sequence ATGTTTCAAAAAGTTTCTGACTCCAATTTTATTCAAGGCGAACATGGTGCTCTTTCCTTCTGGTCGAGTCGCGATGTGTTTGCCAAATTGAGGAAGAAAAATGCTAACAGGGCGAAATGGTCATTTCTGGATGGGCCGATCACAGCGAACAATCCAATGGGCGTGCACCACGCATGGGGACGCACTTATAAGGATGCTTTCCAGCGTTATTTCGCGATGACGGGACATGAACTCCGCTATCAGAATGGATTTGACTGCCAGGGATTGTGGGTCGAAGTCGAGGTTGAAAAAGAGCTGGGACTCGGCACCAAGAATGCAATTCATGAATTTGGGATCGATAAATTCGTCAATCAGTGCAAGCGCCGCGTGCTAAAATTTGCGGCTCGGCAGACCGAACAGTCTCAACGTCTCGGCTACTGGATGGAATGGGACGAGCCGGCAGAACTCCGTAAACTGTCCGCAGCAGTCGGCTCCTCGGAGGAAATCGAATACACCAATGCCCGCGGCGAAAAAGTGAAAGATGTGCCGCATCAAATTGTGGCAAAACTGGGCAATCCCGACTGGGGCGGCTCTTATTTCACCTTCTCCACCGAGAATAACGAAACGATCTGGACCTTCCTCAAGAAGTGTTTCGATCGCAAAAAAATCTATCGCGGGCACGATGTCATGCCTTGGTCCGGCCGCAGCGGTTCGGCTTATTCGCAGATGGAAATTGCCGATGGACGCAAGCTGGCTGTCCATCGATCACTGTTTGTTCGCTTTCCCTTGCTCGATCGTGAAAATGAAAATCTGCTCATCTGGACGACAACTCCCTGGACATTAACCAGCAATGTCGCGGCTGCGGTCAATCCTGAACTCGATTATGTGAAAATCAAATCGAAACGGGACGGACAGATTTACTACTTTGCGAAAGAGAATCTGAACTACAAACGCCTGGAAAAAGAATCTAAAGAAGGCTTCGGACGCCCTGAATGGAGTTGGCCGAATGGCGTGCCGAAGTTAAAAACTCTCGCGCAAATCTTCAAGGAAAAAGGGGGCTTTGAAGAAATTGGCACCATTAAGGGTGCTGAGATGGTCGGCTGGAAATACCAGGGACCATTTGATGAACTGCCTGCTCAATCACAAAAAGGGGGTTATCCTTTTGATGAGCGAGTTGGGAATAAAACCGCAGTCGAATGCCACCTCGTTGTTGATGGCGGTCGCGATTCCAAAGGGTCTGCGCATGTGGTCGCTGGTGAAGGAACAGGGATCGTTCACACCGCTCCCGGCTGTGGAGATGTCGACCACAAAATCGGTTTGGAGTTGGGAATCGTCGGCATCGCTCCTCTGGGAGAAGATGGTCGTTATCAGGAAGGTTTCGGCGAATTCACAGGGCGTGAAGCCATCGATCCCGCTACGGCCGATCTTGTCATTCAAAAGCTGGAAGAAAAAGATCTGCTGTTTGCCAGCGAAAGATATCCGCACATTTATCCGCATTGCTGGCGAACTGGGGATGAACTCGTTTTTCGACTCGTCGACGAGTGGTTCATCAATATGGACTGGCGGGATGAGATTAAAGATGTCACAAGACAAATCGACTGGTTGCCGGAAAGTATTGATGGGCAGAACCGGGAAATTGAGTGGTTGACGAACATGCGGGACTGGATGATTTCCAAGAAGCGTTTCTGGGGACTGGCGCTGCCGATCTGGATCAATCCTGATGATCCGACTGATTTCGAAGTGATTGGCTCGCTGGCGGAACTCAAAGAGAAGTGTGTCGAAGGTTGGGACGGTTTTGAAGGGAATACGCCGCACCGTCCGTGGATCGATAACGTCAAAATCAAGAGTTCCACGACGGGTGCGACACTGTCTCGTATTGAAGATGTCGGTAATCCCTGGCTCGATGCGGGGATCACTCCGTTTTCGACGATGGGTTACAACACGCATCGCGACATGTGGGAAAAATGGTATCCTGCTGACCTCGTCACGGAATGTTTCCCCGGTCAGTTCCGCAACTGGTTCTATTCGATGCTATCGCTCTCAACAATGATGCGGTATGACGAGACGGATGATCCAAAAGAAAAGCAGCCTTTCAAAACATTACTCGGGCACCGCCTGGTGATGAATGAAGAAGGTCAGCCGATGCACAAGTCGGATGGGACTGCCATTTGGTTTGAAGAAGCCGCCGAGCAGATTGGCGTCGATACCCTTCGCTGGTTGTATCTGGCACAAAACCCGGCTTCCGACTTACGCTTCGGCACACGGCATCCCGATCAGCCGGTCACACTGGAAACTCCAGAAGGTCCAATTTCCGAAACGAAAGAGGGCGCGCCGACTTGCAAGGTCACCAGTGGGCCGGCCGATGAAGTTCGCCGTCAGTTTTTGATTCCGCTCTGGAATTCCTACGCATTCTTCGTGAATTACGCCAGGCTGGACGAGTTCGATCCGACTGCTCAGAAAATCCCTTATGCGGAACGTCAGGAAATCGACCGCTGGATTCTTTCTCGACTGCAATCGCTCATCGGTTTGGCTCACGAAAGTTTTCAGGCTTATGACACATCCCGTTTTGTCACTGCTGCCGGTCAGTTTATCGATGACCTGTCCAACTGGTACATCCGACGCAATCGCCGACGGTTTTGGCGCAGTAAAGATGCCAACGATGCCGACAAGACAGCCGCGTATCAGACTTTGCATGAAGTGATGGTGACGCTGAGTCAGTTGCTCGCCCCCGTGGTTCCGTTTTTAGCGGAGCGGATTTACCAGAATCTGGTTTTCGGACGCGACCTGCTGGAAACATCATCATCAGAAGCAGAATCTTCCGACTGGCCGGAGTCGGTGCACTTGTGCGAATACCCAACTGTCAATGAGGACTTGTTGGACGAAGACTTGAATGCTCGTACCGCACTGGCCCAGGCTGTGGTAAGACTGGGGCATCAGGTGCGAGATCAATCGAATTTACGCGTCCGGCAACCATTGGCTGAGATTCGTGTCGCCTGCAGTGTCGCCTGCAGTACTGCGGCTCAGCGAGATGCGATTGAGCAGTTGGCCTCAGTGATTCAGGATGAATTGAACGTTAAAACGATAACGACGGTCGATAATCTCGATGGCATCGTGCAGTACGCTTACAAACCGAATTTGAAAACACTCGGCCCGAAATACGGCAAGTTGCTCGGCATGTTACGGAAAGATCTGCCGAATCTGGCTCCGGAAATTCTCGCTCCTTTGCGATCTGGCTCCAATGTCAGCATCGAAATGGGCGGCGAAACGATTGAGCTGGAACCAAATGATGTACTCGTCAGTACGGAACAGTCGAGCGAATGGGGGACGGCTGACGATGCAGGAGTTCAGGTCGCCATTTCGACGAAACTTTCGCCGAAATTAATTGAGGAAGGCATGGCTCGCGATTTTGTTCGTCATGTCCAACAGTTGCGTAAAGATGCAGATCTGGAAATTGAAAATCGAATTCATATAAAATATCGCTCAGATGCCTCCGAAATCAAACAGATGCTGAACGTCTGGTCGGATTACATTTCAACCGAAACTCTCGCAGATTCGATTGAGTCCGTACAGGAAATGGCCGATGGCAAAAGTGTCTCGGTTGGGGAATTTGCAACAGTTTTGTCGATTGGCATTGCTGAGTGA